The genomic segment GAAGAAGTGTTACAAATGGTGGACTCCAGTGCGAAGCGTACGACGGAAGACCTTCCACCGGCTGGTCCCCCACCTAAAAAATAACGGTCTTTTGCTAGAACAGCAGCAGATAAAGACCAGAGTAGAACTCGAATCAACATTGGGCTGTCTTTTCCACGATGGAGAGCCCTACGCTCAACGAAGGGGCTCAAACACGACTCTGAGCTGGCGTTGCTTCTCCTGGATGCGTAAGTACCCCGATGGATTCCTAGTGGTCCAGGCATAAACGTTTCTATTTTTTACTCACtgactagagaaaaaaaacaatatcatacGCTCTGTTTATTTGAATGGTACGTAAGTGTTTAAAAGCACGGTCTTTCCGTGTAATGTGCAATGTAAAGCTACGACCTAACTACaatatgctaacattagcctgctagcaCAACAATGCCGGCCACAGGCTCGAGCTAAAACATGAATTCTTTCTAGATATTTAAACACCATCGATTGTTTGATTGATCAATGTGGTTATTCTCATTTGCTGCTTTATAGTACAACAGAACTGGCTTCGAAGCGCTAGGCAACATCTGAATAGGCCAAGCCGAAGTAGTTGTGAAGCTAACGAGTTGCATATGAGCGGATATGAACAGTATTATtacaaaaacatatatatatatatatacatatatataacatataCTATGATGTAGCAGATACAGTAGTTAGAAATCTTGTATAGTAACGTCCAAGCTCAGGCTGTCTGTTGGCATGCTCTCGGCTAAACTACGGTTGGTCACTAATCTAAATAACACTATCAGCTTGGCACTCATTATGCAGAAATCACATGAGGCTAAGTTTCgcaatgcttttgtttttgctgtcatCATGTGATAAATACTTTACATGTAGCTACTGAGATTCTCTATAATACAGATgcattaaaacaatgttttggcTGAGGAGATCAAACTTACTGTTTGTAAGGATTAATGTTGCACTGTTAtttctttcagatttgaaaAGCTTCCTGCAGGCCAGGATTGTGTCGAGGAGGCTCTGTTCAGGAGCAGGGATGCCCCTGACCAGGGAACAGCATCCCGCATCAAAACAAAAGTGCCTTTTGCTACGACCCTCGAACCAATCACTTCAAACGCATATTTTTTTATGCACTATGACTTTATGGAGTTTGTCAAACAAATATCCATTTTGCACCAATAGTGCTGTTTTATCACAGGCTGCAAGTTCAATAACATCAGCATGgtctattttttcttttcaagatgTACGAGCATATTTAGCATTTTTTGTCTAAATGTTCAGAGcattatttcaataaataaatacttatcaacagctttttaattgtttttttctgtaaatttgTTGGCTTATTTAGTCTGTAAATgatgatcttttatttttagaagactgctTCAAATGTCTTTAATCTTTGTCCCCCCTAAAATCGAACTCAATTACAGTATGATAGTCACATGCTGTAATGACTATACTTGTCTGTGTAGACATGTCAAAAATATGCATACATGCTTCTGCtttgtaaatattaacagcTCACTGTCATGTAATTATAAGCAAGAACACTGTGGCTtacttgtgtgttttcactAGCTAATGCATAGAAGAGGAAACCTTTTACTTCCTACTAGAAAATGTGTGTGGTTTTCACAGATCATGAAGAGGATATGCAAATGCAATTGATCAGACCTTTTACATCacaaaattagatttatttaaaaaaaatgcaacattaaatAATTCTAACGGAATACAAAGGACTTCAAATAAGTTGGTGTTGGCATTTGATGCCCCAAATGTGCATGTAGCCACATGTAAAATAAGTTTTTCTAGTGGCCAGGAATATATCCAGTATACTGAGCATAGGGATCAGGCCACCCCTAATCctccacacacagcagctgggaATTACCAACCGGTTTCCAATATATAAAGCTTCTGTATGCAGCAAAGCGGTACTCCCGGTTGTCTTGCACTGGCTCCCTTGCCCTGCCAAGTAGAGTGATGTCCTCCCTGAAGTTCCTGTGGACCCGCAAATCACCTGCATCAAGGCAGTAAAGGGCGAATGATGCCAAACGGCTGAAGCAATGGCCTCGGACACTCGACCGGCCCCTTGTCGATGGTAGCTAGTCGCTGCAGCCTGCTTCAGCAGCCATACCGACATCCGACTGTAAAGAAATGGCAAACATTCAGAaagattcaaatgaaaacacttaTTCATTGCTGTTTCTAGCATTTTacaatcactgaaattattctAATGGTAAAACATGGCTAACTAGCAGTAGCAGTGCAAACCGCAAGCTATAAATTACTTTCGCCATCTGCGTATCTTCGGGATATAAAAAATAACGCTTTAACAATGACATTACTAAAAAACGTCTTACTTACCTCGTCACTTGACATTTTTCCGTAAGAAAGCTTTACAAGGGAAATGTTATCCACCGCTGGAGCTTGACTCCTTGCGAACGCGAGGTGAGGGGGTTTGACTCggaggtgtgttgctggagtAGAGAGGGAGGCTACAGCATGGAGGAGGTGTGGTCAAACAGCCGTTTgctttgatttcatgctggtgctcaagggcgacatctactggattaaaaaatcgcatatataaagcctttaatttctgtcaggacctaaagacaatttcaaccaaaatcttaaaaagtgtatctggagaaaaattaccaaccctgccttttaaGTAAATATACTCCCAAAATGTACTCGATTCGATTCaatgttttaaagacttttttcaAGATAGatgctttatttcttttaatCAACTATCTGAGAAATACAACTTACCAAAAAAGTTTTCCTGATATTTACAGGCCAGACAACATATTTGTTCAAACCTACTTTGTTCCCCTTAAGAACCTGAAACCAACCCTGTTGatacttttctctcttttaacccACTGTCTAGATTGTTTAGTAGCATCTCGATGCTGACATGCTCACCTCTGGACAAGATTAGGGCAGCTTGGGAACAAGACTAAGGACATATATCTGATGACCAGTGGGACTCTTCTCTTCTATCAATACACAGGTCTTAACTCTGCGCAAGACATTGTCTACTACAATTCAAGGTGGTCTATAAGGCTGGTGGTCAGAGGCTACTCTGATCCACATGTACTGGCTTTGCCCTCACATACAAAAATTCTGGACAGATGTCTTCCATACTCCAActaaaataatagaaaaaacTGTTGACCCAGACCCTATTGTCGCCTTGTTTGGCATTGCTGTTGGAGATGACCAACACCTGCCATCCGCGGAACACCGCATGGTTGCCTTTGCTCTTAGCGTGCGCTGCCTCGCCCACACTTGGCCAGTGGCCCGGAGATGTAATGTCCTGTCTCAAACTGAagttgctgtgtttttctgtaagTGGCTCTGGGAAAAAGTTTTTTAAGACCTGGGAACCCTTCTTATCCTACTTCCATAACACCAAAACATCATTATCTTGAAGTGTCTTTTGatttgacctttaaaacaaaccTGACTCAGTGGAGGTTGTTGCATGGTAAGTTAACTGGTAGTCTTTGTGCCTAGGTAATTATCAGGGAACATGTGTGGGATGATGGGTGAGTGGATGGTAGGGAAGGGCTACATCAGCTATTACATACACTGCCACAggattctgtttattttttattgctctGCACCTTAATGTGAAATGTGCCTGCCTTTTCTGTTTATTTGGTGccttttctgtttatttatttaactttattatttctaaaactcaatacaaatatattGAAAGAAGGTTGCTTTAATTATATAAAAATGCTTTACACAGGGGCTCTcttgaaaagtataaaagtgGCAAATTGCAACTCACATCTGTTACAAGTTAGCATGTTGACACACTTTCAGGCCATCTGCAGctctcacaaacacatcagaacACCCACTGTGCtcctgttcacctgctgctatGACTGAATTAATGCATGTTTCCACACACTTCCTCTCTAACAGTTCATTATGTGTGATGGGCAGCCACAGGGAAGGGTGTGGTCACTGTGAGCTATTGTTATTGGTCAAATGCTGAAATTAAAGCTGCATATAAAACTTTATTAGCATCACACATTGTGACCATGCAAAGACGGTGGTGGGCACTGGTGGGAAGTTGATGACAGCAACGCACTTTTATTCACACAGTTAGCAAGAGGCAAGTCAGTCAGAGTTTAACATTCaagcaaaagaaacatttcaaaaagaggAATAGACATTTGTTTTACCAATCTGAATTCTGTATGAATTCatactcttcctctctctgcagctgccaAAAGGGCAAACAGCGTGTTTTAAAACCATATTTACTGCATGACATTTGACTCCTGCAACTATTGCTTTGACTCTCTGATGAGACTGTGGTATCTTCTATTTACTTCATCATTGTATACGATGTATAGCTAAAGccagtttcattttatttgttgtttactgtttttactCAAATATGGCACACCCTTACAACCAGGAATTATGATTAACAGAGAgataaatacatacaaaacaCGTTTTTTCCATAATGCCATGTCATTAAACATACCTAGAGTTTGGACTTCCACTAGGAGTTggttcattgcatttaaagagacacacacaccaaaacggagcgttctgagagagttGGTTTATACatggtcacaaacctcctctggtgcttgattcatgttatattttgaccaaagcacagcacagatgtttcatatagaccacaggggactgtttgaaaaggtggagaaggaggagaatatgtcctctttaagtaaGAGTGTTCTTGTGTCAATAAAGCAACATTTgacattaaatgttttgttttttcttgccttttctttgcctttgttaatttaaataaataaagcatttgATAAAATTCTGATAAAATAAGATTCTCTGGTAAAGGTTTACTGTTACTACTGGATACTAAATAAGTAGCCAACATATGGTAGAAAggtacatatacagtatgtagtcTACGTCAAATAGTTGTACGTAGGCCTATACAGTTTTACAATTAATTAAGTTAAATAGCTAAATGAAAtggatttttttcaatttttaagttatttttagagcatgattattttattgattcCTCCTGTTTTTGGGCACATCAGGGCAGGTTAAAGTGATTGTGGACAGGTGTGTGAAAGAGGACAcacaggttaaataaaataatgaacttAATAGGAAAACAGCGGTCAGGTTTGTGTGATTGTGAACAAGATCAAGAAACGGTATAGGACATGTTATTTTGAATAGCCAGTTATGtcaaagggagagagaaaagctgaCGAAGGAGCTGAGGAAATGTGGGTTTGGAATTATAAGTCTTAAATATGAGTTGAATAATGAGGAAGGGTAATATAAAGCTTTGAATATATATAAAGAAACTGGACTTGTTAAgagaatttaatttatttattctaagtattttagattttttttttttatatataatagTAGGCTAATAGGTATTCTGGCACAAACTCTAGCATAGTAGGTGACGGTAATGCACCTTAAAAGCTAGTTGCCATCCGCCattaaacaaaaagatgaagatgaagtgcatgaaagagggaaaacaggaagaaaaatggaaaagggACGAAGTGGGAAGAACGGGAGAGTGGCGTTTGTAGGCTACTGAAGACAGGCTACCTGCAGGGCAGAAGTGAAACAAGCGGGACAGCGCAGGTGCCAACCGGACGCAGGGACGACCGGAACGAGAGGCAGACGACTTTGATTCAATGCTGACACTAAGCTAAGTAAAGGAAACTGTTCTGTAGTGTGTTTGTATGGAACTCAAGCCTTGAAGCCTACAGACCATTTTCTCTACACTTAATGCTGCAGTTATGCATATTATCAACTCCTTTCTATCACCTGGTGTATTTCCCCACTGCATTCAAGCAACCTCTGGTCAAAACACCCACACTCAACCCAGTATgtgtgggaatcaccagaggccccacgaTACCATACTTTCACCATACTCGAGTCACAATTcaatattattgcgattttaaaaagtttgcgatattgttatttaacttttttaactgcatattatgtccacaaaattaaacGAAAGTTGACTGTTTTGTCGAATAAGAAAAAATTCTCAGtctattcatctcacttcagtctatttatttctacacaatgagagtggagcccacagactgacccaCACTGTGATAGAAGTCAAACCCTGTAAGAGGCTGCATGCACCTCTCACTCTGAACTGTTATATCAGTCTAATCGAGCtgaactgaacacaaacatgtatggATGACTGTACAATTGCAGtaatttttaacaatgcaacttttTCTAAATGAATTTGTGCAATCCCTTCAGcaattaaaaatttaaaaagcatatttgctattaatataataaaaatattgacACTATAATATAGTGCCATGATGACACTATATAAtattgggcggctgtggctcagttggtagagtcatcgtcgtctctcaaccaaaagTCGAAGGTTCAATCCCCCAGCTCCTGCCGCAACATGTCCGCTTGGGCGAGACACtcaaccccgaattgctcccgctgctatGCCAGCGGCGTATGAATACGTATGGGATTAGTTAAATATTACGATTTTCCCCCTCACCTCTACAACCCAGCTCACCCAGGCTGAAAACAACAGActggtttctcttctgccccaGTAGTCAGGCTTTAAGCTGGGTCAATCTGAGACTGCAGGGGTTGCTGTTTGGATGTAACACATGTTCCATGTTGACCATGTATTTGTAAATGTTACACACACTGAATTATGACAATGTGGGTTACATAagaaaggtgtttttatttacagcatttgtaactgtaaacacaacagaaagacagtCTTGTATGAGAATCGGCATATAGTTCTGCTTTGACTGTCTGATGCGATACAACTGCGCTTACTTCCTGCAATACACAGGGAACAGGCCCAGTTCTTGACATATCAATGCTGCTACTGACACCTACTGGCCACAATGAATATTGCCCTGCAGGTACTTACAGCCTAAGCAGGTGAATCCCTCCTATTTTAAGTCACACAAATCATCTAAATGACATTTAACCAGAAAaattatagtgtgtgtgtgtgggggggggggggggggttaccaATGTAATAATATAACTGATAACCAATAATCACAGGCATAGTCTTAGCTACTAAAATACCCAGGGTGCCACATAAACTGCTGGATGCTTTTGTAACATGCTGATATTGACAGCATATGAATTTCCCCCAAACACTCGTTTTTCCATTGATCTGGTTTTGAGTTATCCATTAttctcctgcctgtttattttggagtccGTGGCTGAATCTCGATGTCCTCCCTAAACCCTGacacctgagacctgagacctgagccCTGAGCCCTGAGACCTGAgccctgagacctgagacctgagccCTGAGACCTGAGcccagagacctgagacctgagacctgagacctgagacctgagcccagagacctgagacctgagccCTTACCGACCTAATTGACGTCATCTGGAAAGTGATTGAGTGCACGAGGTTGCAGGGCTTGAAATGGTTCAGTAGGAATGGGACATCACTTTGAGACTCTATGTAACCATGAGAGCATGATGTCATGTGGAATtagatcttttttcttttttcttcactcaCTCACAGGCAGCCATTGCCCTTATAAAAAGTTCTTACTATAGGCTTTGTGTATTTctccgttgtgggataaataaagctTTATCTTATGGACTAAtgtgctctctgtctctcttatttctGTTAACAGACTGGAAGTAGATTTCTAAAGTACCTGTAGTTTCCAAATAAACTTTCTTGGTAGACTGTAAATACAGCGTTGTTTCACCTTTCTGCTTATCTATCGTTTCGCCCTTGTTTTCCCGTTTTATGGCGTTTGTTTACCTCCTCTGTGTCCCGCCCCTCTCTTGCAGCCTGTAGACAGACAGACCCTTCTCCAATGTGAGGAGCATCAGGATGGAGGATGTGCACATGGGAGTAAAGCAGTGACGTGCGGTGAGGCCTCACCTCATGCTTTTTCAGTGCGGTTTTATGTCAAATTAGACTAAATATGTTATAAACACAcgtgaaatacatttcttattCTATGGAAAGTGATGACGTATAATAAAAGTgaatacaaacattacattggtgACAAACAGTAAGAAAGCAAAAGGCATACGCTCGACTCAGTTTGTGAGGGATTGAACAATCTGACTCTATCTATTTTAATGCAGTTTGAATTGCCTCTGTATGAAATGTGCTGCACAAATAATTTTACCTTTCATTGcttatttattaataaattaactttaggatagatagatagatacttaatttaactatttaaaaacGTAATTAATCCTGAGAGACATTGAAGAATATTTAACACCTGCAGCAGCTCTCACATCATGGTTTAACGACCATGAACTGATTTCACATTCTCTATCACAGTGGAACATTAAACATGCACAATTACCAATTATAACAACCACATGacttaacattaacattattaaCACACTTTTCTTAACTGGACACTAACCTTCCCATGAGCCTTTGCTCCACAAACTGTCAGATCTCAGAGCGACCGTCCATTTGGGGTCTCTACAGTATAAAACCTTTACACAGATTAAAATGACACCTGTCCAATATCAGACCTCTTTTACAACTGCACAGCATCAAGGTACAGCAATGTCTGAATGGAGGTGGTGCACATTGATATAATAGCTGAAAATGATACAAGTCCTTACCTACGTGCATTTttgtgtcaaataaaatgtagaatTCCAGTGGTGTAGTTACAGTGAAATGTCAGTTTTATTGTCACAAtatttatcaaaataataaataaaaggagaTGCCATTCATACCAGGAAgaatcatgttttctttcaatAGATGTGTGACTTTTTGCAATATAATTAATGTTCTTATTCATGATAGATTGTAAATAAGCTGTGCTTTTAtgatctttattattattataacatgaCATGAGTGATGTGAGCGCTGAAACTCACCTGACTGAACGCTCTTTTAGGAGTCTGTTTCTACACGTCGGACATTCTAAACGTTGTGATTTTGCTATTAAATTGGTGATACTGAGCAAGAGTAGTGTGTGGAATGTCttttcaacttattttaatCTTACACACGACTTCAACCTGCAAAGCAGTTTGGTTTTCTGTATTTGACACAGGCCTCcgtttttttaacaataaatcaGTGATAAAAAGAGCAACACTTTTACCCTGCCAGTGATGGAAGAAGCATGTTTGTGCAGCCGCTGGTTTATGTGAACAGATCAAGACAGTCCTCCAAATCTGGTGCACTGCTAGACccgtcaccatggcaacaatcAGTCTGACAGTGCTGCTCTCTCTTCCGCCTCCGTTTATAAACAGttgttttgttcttctcttccttttgtttttctcccccctcctcctctgcctccactGTGTGAagatgatcttgtagttcctgTGAGATTTCAGTATCAGGAGTTTGTAGTTCTTTGATTTGATCTCTGGACAGGGCTGACTGGAGATTCTGATGAAACCTTGagatcacaaaacaaaaaaaaagaaaagtcaaagcgGGCCTGCAGCttgtttgatttgaattgaACGAGTAGAATTGGTGagaaatgtcttcttttgtttcataataactttttaaataatgactgACAGAGACGAGGCCGGTTAGCAAACTGACCTTTGTATCCGTCTAAgattctcctccatctttttgtttgcaatatTTGTTATGAAATGGATGTAGTCGTGGTCAACCAGGAGCTTCCCTTTACTGCTGAGAGGAACCTCCAGACCGTGGGTGCTACGGACCGCCTAGAGGAGGTCGAGTACAGCAAGGATACATTCACACCGCTAAAATAGTGCAAACAAGCAACTCATGCAGCGACTGACTGCATCGACTGCTTAACGCTTTATTGACAATTTAATGAAATCAAACAGCGCTGGCAAAGAAATGGGAGTAAATCTGTTTTTGCCACaatcaaagtaaaaataaattcagtAACAAAGCATACCGTGAGGATCTTTCCCGTCTTGCTGACAGTAAGACCAGAGTTTCTGAAGCCTGAGTTAATGGCCACTGAGTGCTGGAAAAGATACAAGATGACAAGTTATTGACATTATTCATCAGTTGGTATATTTTAGTGAAAATGCTGACAGATTCTCTCATTAGAGACAGATTGAAACCTCTGTTAACAACTTCTCTAAACTGAACAACTGCTGTCTGCTACTCATGCATCCCTGGagtcaacttgtttttttactgttggGCATATAGTGACAGCTCAGAGGAGCAATCTAA from the Labrus bergylta chromosome 4, fLabBer1.1, whole genome shotgun sequence genome contains:
- the tyw3 gene encoding tRNA wybutosine-synthesizing protein 3 homolog, coding for MEKTFRQWKKQCLNKLDHSKKSSVDEDIEHVVILLNSCEEYFTTSSCSGRIILIDGVSGSSDVHKQNCVWLFVSHQKCKSEDLISGLARSSADAVLKFEPFVLHVQCRQLEDAQLVHSVAINSGFRNSGLTVSKTGKILTAVRSTHGLEVPLSSKGKLLVDHDYIHFITNIANKKMEENLRRIQRFHQNLQSALSRDQIKELQTPDTEISQELQDHLHTVEAEEEGGEKQKEEKNKTTVYKRRRKREQHCQTDCCHGDGSSSAPDLEDCLDLFT